The genomic stretch GTGCAGGAAATCAGGGGCTACGACGCCGTGACGAAGATCGCCAACTCGCCGGCCTTCCTCAAGGGCGTCATCAACATGCGCGGCGTCATCGTCCCGATCATCGACATGCGCATCCGCTTCAACCTCGGTGAAGCCACCTACAACGAGTTCACCGTCGTGATCATCCTCAACATCGGCACACGCGTCATCGGCATGGTCGTCGACGCGGTCTCCGACGTGACCTCGCTCAAGGCCGACCAGGTCCGCCCGGCGC from Wenzhouxiangella sp. XN24 encodes the following:
- a CDS encoding chemotaxis protein CheW; translated protein: MNQDTIQNIAVADDARELLTFRLGQEEYGLNILNVQEIRGYDAVTKIANSPAFLKGVINMRGVIVPIIDMRIRFNLGEATYNEFTVVIILNIGTRVIGMVVDAVSDVTSLKADQVRPAPDFGTVLDTAYIDGLANVDERMIIVIDIEKLMTAEDMGLVDQAAA